The Oryctolagus cuniculus chromosome 13, mOryCun1.1, whole genome shotgun sequence sequence gccccaacacaCAAACTTTGACACCATGCACATAGCAGCACTGGTCATAAATGGCAAAAAGTGGAAAATCCCAAAGATCCATGAGctggtgaatgaatgaacagaaggTGGTGTATCTGTCCAGTGCAGTGTGGTTTGACAATAAAATGGAGCAAAGTGCTGATCTGTGGCACACTGTGGGTGAACctcaaaacatcatgctaagtgaaaagaGACAAACACAAAGGAGCACATAGTGTGTGCTTCTTCTAATATGAAAAGTCCAGAAGAGGAAAGAACATAGCAACAGACAGTGGGTTACTGATggtctggggctgaggctggggagagagaatgaCTGAAAATGACACAAATCGGTCTTTTTAGAGTAacagaaatgttctaaaattggatTATGGTGATGCTTTCCTAGCTGCCAATTCACTAAAATTCGATGACCTGCACCATCACAATGAGGTAACTCCTGGTATATAAACTGTActaaataaagctgttaaaagtAATTAGGTCAGTGTTGGCATGCTGAGGCTTTCAAGAGAGAATGAGTAAGCAGGTGGTTGTACTGTACTACCTGATGCTTAGGATAAAATGCTGCGCAAAAGACAGAAATTTGTAAGACCCATCAAAGTAAAGAAGGTAACTGAAGCCATGAGAGTGAGGGAAATTACTCAGGGAAactagaaggaggaggagaaaagaggaaaagggaaCAGAAGCCAACACAGAAAACTAGAAGGAATCAGAGAAGTAGGGAGGAAACCCAGAGAATGTGAAACCAAGGGAGGGAGGGGTACAAGTGGCAGGGGCTACCGAGAGGTCACTAAGTGTGAGCAGAACCAAGAGGAGAAGCCACAGTGGGGGATCCAGGTAGGTGTGGAGTAGCCCAGGAACATTGCTGGGCATAGCCCTAGGGGGACAAGCCTCTGGGGATAAGGCCACTCCCAGCATGGCACACATGGGGAGTGAAGGTTTGGtagagagaagacagaggggTTGATGACCCTGTGCAGCACAGATGATCCAGAACTTTCTACATAAGGCAATGGGGGTAGGAGGGCCAGCGGGCAGGCAACTTTCTGAGAGGGGGTGAATAGGCCAGAGTGTGGCAGCCTTGTGATGGGAACTTAATGGCCAGGACGACAGATCCCAGCAGCATTCCAGGCCCTCGCAGGCGTGGCTCCTGCTTTCTTCTCGGGATTGCTTCTCACCACGTAAGGGTACCCCATGAGAGTCGGGGATCCCGCCATATGGAGCTGTTTCCAGTTTCCCAAACATGTCATTCTCTTTCACACCTCCTTCTATTTTCTCACACAGCTTCCTCTGCATGGAAGGTTTTTGCAAACCAACAAcgtcccctccccctgctggaaACCAGCACACACTCCTGGATCCAACTCAGTGCTGGCTCTTCCCCTTCTCCGCTTGCCTGGGACATTCAATGTAGATCAAGGTTAACCTCTTCTGGGAAGCCTTTTCCAGATTTAGCAAATGGAAATATTGAACGCCCAGTTAAATCTGAATTCCACACGTGGAATGGACCACTTCCTTTGTGCACCCACACTGTAGACATCCAGGGCTCTGGTATCCCTGAACATTTCGGCTGTTTCTTTAGGCATCGGAGGGCACTGCATTGGCTGTTCCATtcacagtacctggcacatggAAAATACCTGACTAAATAAATGTTGGCGAGGAGTCCTCCACTCAGCCACCAGGTGCTTTGTCCcccttttcttctcctccttAGCCCTCTGGGGGACCATCTGTGGCCATACTGCTGGGCTACCTCGTGGTACAGGGAGATATGAAAGCTATCAGTGGCCATGGCCCTGGAGGCTCAGTCCATACCTACAGCACAGTTTCTCAGTGTTCCCGAAGTGCTACAGCTCCTCTAAGCTTATCAAATAAAGCACAGAACACCCAGTTACATCTGAATTCCAGATAAACAATGATTAATGTTTTAGTCCAAGTATGTTCTTTGCAGTTGTTGAGATATAGAGAGATGGGCAGATGGGTGTATGGAGACATAGGTAGACAGAGGATAGATGATCGACAGAAAGATAGATCTAGTGATCCTTAGAAAAGCATTccttgggctggtgttgtggcacagcaggttaagccatggcttgcagcaccccatatcagagcagtttgagtcctagttgctctgcttttgatccagctcccgcgCCTGGGGAGTCATcagatgatagcccaagcacttgggctcctgccacccatgtgagagacttggatggagctccaggcccctggcttcagcctgggccagatctggctgttgatgacatctggggagtgaacaagcagataaaagagatctctctctctctccccaaaaacacaaatctttaaaataaataagtaatttttttagtatttgctgtttatctgaaattcaaatttaactgggcaTTCTATATTTCtgtttgctaaatctggcaacccTAGCGGACAGTGATTCGCTTCTGCTGGAGTTGCTGGCACCTTAAGAacaccccccgccccaggctgctACAACACCTTGATGTGCTTCTTGCAAGTCGGGGCTGACCAGccaagagaaagcagcagatggggcGGAGCTGTGCGGTGGCTGTGCTGGAGTCAGtcctctccatttttattttttcaagttttgtgtttgtttttaaaaggcacagagagagacagagacagagagagagacggagagagagagacagagagacagagacagagacagagattgagattATAGGGCTCTCCATGGCTGCTCTCTTGTGTTACTTGGGCTCCACCAAGCATTCCAGGGAGTAGCTTTTTCAGCTAACTGTGTGTCCCCCTGGGCTCAGAGGGGAGTTCATGGGAGCTGGATTAGCAGAATAATCTGAAAAAACTGGAACTACACCTTGTCTAGCATTGTCTGTACCCTGCCCTCACTGAGGGAATGGGTCAGACCAAGAGGCCCTTGGCTCACCCAGGCATGTGGATTCCAAGGAGACTCCCCCACCAGTGCCCTGAGCACGGACCACATCTGTTAGATGGGGACAGGAGAGCACAGGGGTCAGTGTGTTCCATCAAAACcatatttgggccggcgccacagctcgctaggctaatcctccgcctgcggcgccggcacaccgggttccagtcccagttggggcaccggattctgtcccggttgcccctcttccagtccagctctctgctatggcccgggagtgcagtggaggatggcccaagtgcttgggccctgcaccccatgggagaccaggagaagcacctggctcctgccttcggatcagcacggtgcgctggctgcagcacgctggctgtggcagccattggagggtaaaccaacggcaaaaaggaagacttttctctctgtctctctctcttactgtccactctgcctgtcaaaaaataaaaattaaaaaataaaaatttaaaaaaaaaagtatttgtccACCTCCACCAGAAGTTCCATAGGACAGAAAATAGGAGTGAATCTGTCCATTGACAGTAGCATCAGGCAGAAAGATTGACAAATGAGAACATCTCCCACTCCTTAGATAAATGGggggaaggagaaaagggaggaggtggagggagtcagttatttgataaaattatataaaaggatGGTTGTTTCTATAGCAAGGAATAGATCTTGACAGGTCTGACACAGATTTACAGAAGGAATTACTAATGAATAACGTATTAGTCTAAGTATGTCCATTGCAATTGTTGAGATATAGATAGATGGGCAGATGggtatatagagagagataggcaGACGGATGACAGATACATAGATCTAGTGATCCTTAGAAAAGcatttcttggccggcgctgcagctcacttgtctaatcctccgcctgcggcgccggcaccccaggttctagtccaggttggggcgccagattctgtcctggttgctcctcttccagtccagctctctgctgtggccagggagtgcagtggaggatggcccaagtgcttgggccttgcacctgcatgggagaccaggaggaagcaccaggctcctggcttcggatccgcacagtgtgctggctgtcacagccatttagggggtgaaccaacggaaggaagacctttctctctgtccctctctctctcactgtctaactctgcctctgcctatcaaaaaaaaaaaattgctttcccCACCTTCCAATTCCcaaaaaaaagcatttcttgggctggtgttgtggcacagcaggttaagccatggcttgcagcatcccatatcagagcagtttgagtcttggctgctctgcttctgatccagctcccacgcctggggagtcagcagatgatagcccgagtacttgggctcctgccacccacatgggagatctgaatggagacTTAGGAGTTCCCCAAATCAGATCTGAAGAGCTGGGGGTTGGGGTGAGATGGAGAATGTTCTGGATTCTAACATAGTGATAAGACGCTTCCCAGCTTCAATGTCTCGGTGTTACTCTCCCAGCTAGGCAGCACCTCTGAACCCTGGGCATTGACTCCCCTTTCCCTCTGAAGTCTGCCCACTGTGGCCCCAACAagattcaatttcatttttttaaagatttacttatttatttgagaggcagagttacagatggagagaggtcttctatctgctggtttactccccaaatggctgcaacgtctggagctgggccgatctgaagtcaggagccaggagcttcttccaggtttcccatgtgagtgcagggccctaagcacttaggtcatcctctactgctttcccaggccatcagcagagagctggattggaagtggagtagctgggatttgaaccggcaatCAAATGAGATGCTAGTgtgctggtggaggcttaacccactatgccacagcaacaacCCCAAGATTCGTTTTCAAAAGTAAGAGGTACTTTCTTAGCACCTCAACAGTCATGAAAGGCTCTACAGCTACCACTGTGGAAAATACAGGTGTTCCTTTCGTAATCTACGTTTTATGCCAAATGTCTCTCCGGCGCCTCCTCCTCCCATGCTGGCCATCTCCTGTCAGCTGTCCAGATCTGGCCCAGGGCTCATGAGCCCTCCTGCTTCACCCCCTCTGCTCTTCTTGTTGCTTGCTCCTCACTCCATTTATCCACATAGAAAAGGTGAGATGAGGGCGAATTCCCGGCTGGGGCTCTGAAAAGCATCTCCAGCTGTGACAAGCCCCTGTCTAAGACCCCAGCTGGAGGCCTGCTTTAGGCTGTGAGGGGCAGAGCAGGCTGCTAGCTGGTATCCTTGCTAAGGTGGCAGGGAAAGGGCTCTCACCAGATGGGGAAATCTGACTCAAAACAAGGTGAAACAACTGCATTTccttgttgtttttatttatttatttttaatttgttgagagcCCCTGGAGAAAGACTTAGGGGATGGGACTAATGTGTTCAGACCAAAATGCTGAATCCCAGTGATTTTCCTGGATTAAATCGGGCTCCAGGAAGACGGCAATTTTCTCATTGCTGCGGCATCTCAGAAACACTAAAATAGTCAAAGTTTATTGAATAGCTGTTTTGGAGCAAGACtagggggagtggagagagacaaagatgaaaAAGACATAATCCATGTTCTCTAGGAGCTTACAGGCTAATGAGAGGACCAGTCATGTAAATATGCACAGTGGACTTGGTGTCTATTACATAATGCAGTCTAAGGGTGGTCCCCATGGGTCCCCAAGCCCCTCTTGGGTATGTAGAAGGCCAAAACTATTTTCATAATCATATTAACACATTATTTGACTTTTCCAGAGGCTACAATATACATGATCATGCATCACTCTGACTGCTAGTGGAGTGTATGATTCTGTACTCTCGAGTTTAAAAACATCCTGTCTTCCTTTCTAGTGTATCAATATCAATATTAAAATCAAAAGGTAAAAGGTACACACTCAGGCTTTTTGAGGTTCTCAGTCATTTTGAAGGTTGTAAAGAGGTCCTGAGACCAAAACGTTTGAGCACCACTAAGACTTCGCATATCATCCTCTGTAACACATCTAATCCCAGGAAAATCACTTTTTCGGATGATTTTACCCTGCCTTATTTTCTAGCATGATAGCTATTTTGTGTCTTTGGATTTAAGGATGCCTTTTGAGGCTGTGCGACATTGGACTTGGCTTGTTAAGCAACTCAACTGTCGGCAATCATTGTTGTTTGTTTCATGGTCTACTTCCCTGCAGTCTATCTGACTCATTGTTATTTAAGCTTTCTTTAGATTTATGTTTTCTGTAGTGGGTTTtaaagttctttatttatttttgtcaggcAATAAACTTCACTAGTCTGTCCATCTTTCCATCATTATAGCctcataatattttaaagcaatatttCATTGCTTCCTATAATTTTACTGCTAATCGTACAGCATTATGAAAATAAACCTTACACTTTCTCCCCTCAAGGGATGAAAATAGAGTCTAGTCTGTAATGAATCTTGGTAGCAGAAAGTCCTTTGTAAAATTATGCAAATACGCCCTGCAGTTCTGATGGTATGAAATCCAATTTGCACttggattttatctttttctatttttgtccTCCATGAACCTTGAGCTCTATCTGCCCCTTGCCTGTTCTCAAATCTCCATTGTTTTCTGGAAGTGAACTTCACAGCTGTGGGCCTTTGTTGACAAAATGTTTCAGCTCCTCTGGGTCTTaaattactttctctttctctgaagtGAACACTCACTAAATGTTTCCAAATACTGTATGTGGGATCCTAACTCCCTTTCTCTTAACCTTGTATAAATTCCAGTACCAGTCGGCACACCCAAACCTGAGCCTCCTTCAAAAAACTGATACTTATTATCATATTTAGATTTCTTCCCTCCAACCCCACTGGTTACTTGCGGAAGTCAGGATTTGCTTTGGGATGGCATAGTTTTCATGATTTGGTTGGTTGGCTTTACAGTGAAAAGCTTAACAATGGTTAAACCCTCTTCTTGCTATGGTTGATTTCTTGCTGTGGTTAGTCATGCCAAGGTGGGTATTTCTATATTTCCATGATAACAAATTCTAAATTGCTAGGAACTCCTTCACCCTGGATCTTTTATTGTACTGAATCTATTTTTAGCTGAGATGTGGGCGCCCCGGGCTAGTTTCACTTCAACAgcgaaatttctttttcttccctgccAGGTCTCCTCTTCCTCGCATCCTCTCCATGTTTCTTATTTCTCTATAGCATTTACAAGACCCAGTTTAGTAGcttagtgccttttttttttttttttttggcactcattatttcttctttattctctGTGAAAGTAATAAGTGTACGTTTCGTTGCACTTGCCTGAGAGTCTTGAACTGATCTTGGGTTTCCCGCCATCTGCGTTCTGGCTGCCTTGCAATTTCCCTTTGATGTTGTAATAGTTTTTCATTGAACTTGAGTTTGGGGCTTACAGggcttgtttgcttttatttttttccgaAATGCGCACATTTTTTTCTTGAGCTTATTTTGCTGTTTTGTGctgttatttttaattgcttCCGACCGGGGGGTGGGGCCGAGAGTGAGATTTGGCTTGGATTTGGTTCTCTTCGCTGTTACTCACATTTCCCCCAGAAGccccacacacactcctctctctctctctctgcctttgacgAACTATTTTTGAAAGGCCATTGATCCCTAGCGTAAATGGTGTTAAGAGGAAGATGGGCTCCGGGTAGGGATTCTCAGGAATCCAGTCCTGCACACTCATGAGCTTGGCCATCTGGAAGTCTCCTCTTGCTCAATGAAATGGAGTAAACATTGTCCATTATGAAATCCACCACGCAGGCTGCCAGGGACGAATGGGATCCCACCCAAAGCCAATCGCTGCTCTGACAGGGAAATTGGCTAGCACTGCCTGAGACTACTCCAGCCTCCCCCGTCCCTGATGTCACAATTCAGAGGCTGCTGCTTGCCTAGGAGGTTGTAGAAAGCTCTGTaggttctctctgtgtgtcctacAGGGTTCTTCGGGCCAGGTCCCCGTCTGATGGCTTTTATGAAAAAATACCTCCTCCCCCTTCTGGGGCTCTTCTTGGCCTACTACTACTATTCTGCAAATGAGGAGTTCAGACCAGGTAAGCACCAATGTGTCTCATTTTGGAGGACTAGGTTAGAAAGCACTGAGGTGCTGGAGTGCTCCTGGAGATCAAGGTATGTTCTTGGTCCCTAAATTTGCTGAAAAACAAAAGGGACTGTGAGGTGGGCTGTATCTGTGTGTCCTCCAGCCACAGGCTGTGGTCCGGAGGGATGTGGGGAGGGGCAATCATGCAGCCACAAGCTGGCTAAATAAGCCATGCTGGATTTGGCACTGTTCATGGAAAGCAATTTCAAATCTTCTACCCAAAACTGAGGGTAATACCCAAATTTACAACTCAGCCAGATCATCAGGCTCAACGGAGAGCCTGAaaagtgggaggcagcagtggactCTGGAGTTGATGACCAAGTAGAAGCCAGGGGAAATTCCTGGCATCCCTAAGATTCTCATTACTTACTAATCAATGGAGCAAAATCAAATGAGCCCAGAAATATCTGGAACACTCCGTTTCAGCTGAACCATGACCTTGCTGGCTTGGTCCCGTCATCTCCGTGTGTGGAAGTTTGCAGGAATGACAGCAGTGAGCCTTGGTTTTGGGCAACCAGGCCAGACCTCCTCTTCCGAGCATGTTTATCAAAGACTCAGACTGTTTTTTGGTGATTTACGCAGTGTGAGACAGACTGATCTGGACTTGTCCCCGTTGGTGCTGGAAGTGGAGATAGGGCTGTCTGTtgcagggaaggagaaggaatgtTGCTGTCACGCTGGCTCTGGTCCTTACTTCCCTCTTGGGGTTCCCCAGAGATGCTCCAGGGAAAGAAAGTGATTGTCACAGGGGCCAGCAAAGGAATCGGAAAAGAGATCGCTTTTCATCTGGCGAAGATGGGAGCCCATGTGGTGGTGACAGCGAGATCAAAAGAAACTCTGCAGGAGGTGAGGGTTCTGTGCCTACAAATACATGTTACCCTCATATGCCCAGACGTGTTCTGTACACACTCACCtacgcacacacacagaagctagCAATTCCACATGCAGATGCACAATTAACTGTGTACTCTCATTGCAGTTTTCAACACCCAAACTTCCACAAGAATACAAAAACTATACTTATAAGCATTCACATGTATATAAATGCTATTTGGCCATAGAGTTTTTGAGCTGCATGAATTTGCTCATAGAAAAGTCTATTCATGCCCACTTTATACATGGAACCACGGATATATTCAGATATGAAAATTTCAGCACCTTCTCATGAACATGTATTCTCATACCCACGCAGACTCTCAGGTACATGCCTGCTCACAAACTCACAATCACAAAGATGTACAGGCACTTAGAAACCTAGAACTACCCACGCGGAAGCCAGCACTCGGACCCACAATGCATTCAGGAGCATGTCTTCTCAGAACCCCGTGAGTATAATCATGGACTTGGCTCTCAGTGCAGTGATGGTGTATGCATTTACACCCCTCTTATCCCAGACAAGAGTTGACAGTCACGATTATTGTATCTAGAATTGTgtgcatacacagacacacacatgtatacacacctCATTTCTTATTGAAACGAGACTATAAGCAACCTTTCCTCTAAGGCCTCATTACTTCAGAGACTGTCCCTCAAAAGTCTACACCCAAGAATGACACCGTTTCTGCTAtgtccctgcaggtggtggcccactgcctgaagctgggagcagccTCCGCACACTACATTGCTGGCACCATGGAGGACATGACCTTTGCGGAGCAATTCGTTGCCAAAGCAGGAAAGCTCATGGGTGAGGCTGCTTCCCCCTCCTTGTCCTCTGGACTTTGCCTTCCAGGTCACCAGAGTGCTTTGAGGAAGGGAAAATGGAAGGTATTGAGCCCAGATGGTTTTGTCTCAACACAGCCATCTCTTGCAGGGGGACTAGACATGCTCATTCTCAACCACATCACCAACGCTTCTTTGATGTTTTTTAATAACGATATTCACCACGTGCGCAAGAGCATGGAGGTCAACTTCCTGAGTTACGTGGTCCTGAGCGTGGCCGCCTTGCCCATGCTGAAGCAGAGCAATGGAAGCATTGTGGTCGTGTCCTCGCTAGCTGGTGAGTGGGACAGGACCAGTGTGGAAAGTAGGGGGTAGGGGGAGAAGCCAGCGATGGTGCTAAGCTCTGTCGGGAACATGAATTTTTATCAGTTTCCAGGCAGAAAAGTAGCACGAAACAAACGCAAAGTTGAAATGCTCATAGTGATGTTAAGCTACAGCTGATTAACA is a genomic window containing:
- the HSD11B1 gene encoding 11-beta-hydroxysteroid dehydrogenase 1, which gives rise to MAFMKKYLLPLLGLFLAYYYYSANEEFRPEMLQGKKVIVTGASKGIGKEIAFHLAKMGAHVVVTARSKETLQEVVAHCLKLGAASAHYIAGTMEDMTFAEQFVAKAGKLMGGLDMLILNHITNASLMFFNNDIHHVRKSMEVNFLSYVVLSVAALPMLKQSNGSIVVVSSLAGKIAHPLIAPYSASKFALDGFFSAIRKEHWLTNVNVSITLCVLGLIDTDTAMKEVSGKIDMKAAPKEECALEIIKGGALRQDEVYYGNLQWTPLLLGNPGKRLIEFLHLRKFDISKLVNN